From the genome of Nicotiana sylvestris chromosome 2, ASM39365v2, whole genome shotgun sequence, one region includes:
- the LOC138885828 gene encoding uncharacterized protein codes for MEIGTKIRRKKRFVRGRSRIRYGAFSKDKAQELEGRLSAMGAWKNSRGMSFMWSTMADYISKAAREVLGVSSGCFGHHKGNWRWNKVVQGKVETKKAVYLKLVGSTNEEERRENSEKYKVARKETKLVVTEAKTAAFAHMYEEYVDNSGDKMLFRLAKARERKSRDLDQVRCIKDEDGRVLMGEDQIKQRWQTYFHKLLNEERDLDIVLRKFSRVTVNRYYRRIKVDEVVEAMRKMSKGRATGPDDIPVEF; via the coding sequence ATGGAGATTGGTACTaagataaggaggaagaagaggtttgTACGAGGTCGTTCAAGGATCAGGTATGGTGCCTTTTCTAAGGATAAAGCTCAGGAGTTGGAAGGGAGGTTATCAGCCATGGGAGCCTGGAAGAATAGTAGGGGCATGAGCTTTATGTGGTCGACGATGGCAGACTATATTAGCAAGgcagcgagagaggtgttaggggtctcgtCGGGCTGCTTTGGTCACCACAAAGGCAATTGGCGGTGGAATAaagtggtccaaggtaaagtggaaacGAAAAAGGCAGTGTACCTGAAGTTAGTAGGGAGCACCAACGAGGAGGAGAGAAGAGAAAACAGTGAGaagtataaggtagctaggaaggagacGAAGCTGGTggtcacggaggctaagactGCAGCTTTTGCTCATATGTATGAAGAATATGTGGACAATagtggggataaaatgttattcCGGCTGGCTAAGGCGAGAGAAAGGAAGTCTCGGGATCtagaccaagtgaggtgcattaAAGACGAGGATGGTAGAGTTTTGATGGGGGAGGACCAGATTAAGCagagatggcagacctactttcataaacttctgaatgaGGAAAGGGATCTGGATATTGTGCTCCGTAAATTTTCGAGAGTCACCGTGAATAGGTATTATAGGCGCATTAAGGTAGATGAGGTTGTAGaggctatgcgtaagatgagtaaGGGCAGAGCTACAGG